One segment of Pyricularia oryzae 70-15 chromosome 3, whole genome shotgun sequence DNA contains the following:
- a CDS encoding heme peroxidase has product MDGAVRLDWTGLDLTGHEIHDGVPIASRVQVMVSFPLFKDQHIIMSSKESPSRKSSTIGQSTRNGSCQADTQKGQLPPVGEKPKPVKENPMKKLKEMSQRPLPTQHGDGTYPTEKKLTGIGEDLKHIRGYDVKTLLAMVKSKLKGEKLKDDKTMLMERVMQLVARLPTESKKRAELTDSLINELWESLDHPPLNYLGPEHSYRTPDGSYNHPFNPQLGAAGSRYARSVIPTVTPPGALPDPGLIFDSIMGRTPNSYRKHPNNVSSILWYWATIIIHDIFWTDPRDINTNKSSSYLDLAPLYGNSQEMQDSIRTFKDGRMKPDCYADKRLAGMPPGVSVLLIMFNRFHNHVAENLALINEGGRFNKPSDLLEGEAREAAWKKYDNDLFQVARLVTSGLYINITLVDYVRNIVNLNRVDTTWTLDPRQDAGAHVGTADGAERGTGNAVSAEFNLCYRWHSCISEKDSKFVEAQFQNIFGKPASEVRPDEMWKGFAKMEQNTPADPGQRTFGGFKRGPDGKFDDDDLVRCISEAVEDVAGAFGARNVPQAMKVVETMGIIQGRKWNVAGLNEFRKHFHLKPYSTFEDINSDPGVAEALRRLYDHPDNVELYPGLVAEEDKQPMVPGVGIAPTYTISRVVLSDAVCLVRGDRFYTTDFTPRNLTNWGYKEVDYDLSVNHGCVFYKLFIRAFPNHFKQNSVYAHYPMVVPSENKRILEALGRADLFDFEAPKYIPPRVNITSYGGAEYILETQEKYKVTWHEGLGFLMGEGGLKFMLSGDDPLHAQQRKCMAAQLYKDGWTEAVKAFYAGMMEELLVSKSYFLGNNKHRHVDIIRDVGNMVHVHFASQVFGLPLKTAKNPTGVFTEQEMYGILAAIFTTIFFDLDPSKSFPLRTKTREVCQKLAKLVEANVKLINKIPWSRGMFVGKPAKDEPLSIYGKTMIKGLKAHGLSDYDIAWSHVVPTSGAMVPNQAQVFAQAVDYYLSPAGMHYIPEIHMVALQPSTPETDALLLGYAMEGIRLAGTFGSYREAAVDDVVKEDNGRQVPVKAGDRVFVSFVDAARDPKHFPDPEVVNPRRPAKKYIHYGVGPHACLGRDASQIAITEMFRCLFRRRNVRRVPGPQGELKKVPRPGGFYVYMREDWGGLFPFPVTMRVMWDDE; this is encoded by the exons ATGGATGGGGCTGTCCGGCTCGACTGGACTGGGCTGGACTTGACTGGACATGAAATACACGATGGCGTTCCCATTGCGAGTCGAGTCCAGGTAATGGTTTCCTTTCCCTTGTTCAAGGACCAACACATCATCATGTCTTCCAAGGAGTCACCGAGCCGCAAGAGCTCAACCATTGGGCAGTCTACCAGGAATGGCAGCTGCCAGGCTGACACGCAAAAGGGTCAACTCCCCCCCGTGGGGGAGAAGCCGAAACCTGTCAAGGAGAACCCCATGAAGAAGCTCAAGGAGATGTCCCAGCGTCCACTCCCCACGCAGCACGGCGACGGAACATATCCCACCGAGAAGAAATTGACTGGTATCGGGGAGGACCTCAAGCATATTCGTGGTTACG ATGTCAAGACTCTCCTCGCCATGGTCAAGTCCAAGCTCAAGGGAGAGAAGCTAAAGGACGACAAGACCATGTTGATGGAGCGGGTGATGCAGCTCGTCGCTAGACTCCCTACCGAGTCCAAGAAGCGTGCCGAGCTCACCGACTCGCTGATCAATGAGCTATGGGAGTCTCTCGACCACCCTCCGCTCAACTATCTCGGCCCCGAGCACTCGTACCGCACGCCTGATGGAAGCTACAAC CATCCCTTCAACCCGCAGCTCGGCGCGGCAGGCTCCCGCTACGCCCGGTCCGTCATACCCACCGTCACGCCTCCGGGTGCGCTGCCAGACCCTGGGCTGATCTTTGACTCGATCATGGGACGCACGCCAAACTCGTACCGCAAGCATCCCAACAACGTCTCATCTATTCTGTGGTACTGGGCGACCATCATCATCCATGACATCTTTTGGACCGATCCTCGCGACATCAACACCAACAAGTCGTCGTCGTATCTCGACCTGGCGCCTCTCTACGGCAACAGCCAGGAGATGCAGGACTCGATTCGTACCTTCAAGGATGGTCGGATGAAGCCCGACTGCTACGCCGACAAGAGGCTTGCAGGGATGCCGCCTGGCGTCAGCGTCCTCTTGATCATGTTCAACCGCTTCCACAACCACGTGGCCGAGAACCTTGCCCTGATCAACGAGGGTGGCAGGTTCAACAAGCCCAGTGACCTGCTCGAGGGGGAGGCCAGGGAGGCTGCCTGGAAAAAGTACGACAATGACCTGTTCCAGGTGGCACGTCTGGTGACCTCGGGTCTGTACATCAACATCACCCTGGTGGATTACGTTCGGAATATTGTGAAT CTTAACCGTGTCGACACCACATGGACCCTGGACCCCCGCCAAGATGCTGGTGCCCACGTCGGTACCGCTGACGGAGCCGAGCGGGGCACGGGCAACGCCGTCTCGGCCGAGTTCAACCTCTGCTACCGTTGGCACTCGTGCATCTCGGAGAAGGACAGCAAGTTTGTCGAGGCGCAGTTCCAAAACATCTTTGGCAAGCCGGCCTCCGAGGTCCGTCCCGACGAGATGTGGAAGGGCTTTGCCAAGATGGAACAAAACACCCCCGCGGACCCCGGTCAGCGCACCTTTGGCGGCTTCAAGCGTGGTCCCGACGGCAAgtttgacgatgacgatctCGTGCGCTGCATTTCAGAGGCCGTCGAGGACGTCGCCGGCGCTTTCGGTGCCCGTAACGTGCCTCAGGCCATGAAGGTTGTCGAGACCATGGGTATCATTCAGGGCAGGAAGTGGAACGTCGCCGGTCTGAACGAGTTCCGCAAGCATTTCCACCTCAAGCCGTACTCCACCTTTGAGGACATCAACTCGGATCCTGGTGTCGCCGAGGCCCTCCGTCGTCTTTACGACCACCCGGATAACGTCGAGCTCTACCCTGGTTtggtggccgaggaggacAAGCAGCCCATGGTCCCTGGTGTCGGAATCGCACCCACCTACACCATCAGCCGTGTCGTGCTTTCGGACgccgtgtgcctggtgcgtGGAGACAGGTTCTACACCACCGACTTTACGCCTCGCAACCTGACCAACTGGGGCTACAAGGAGGTCGACTACGATCTCAGTGTCAACCACGGTTGTGTCTTTTACAAGCTCTTCATCCGGGCCTTCCCCAACCACTTCAAGCAGAACTCGGTCTacgcccactaccccatggTGGTCCCGTCGGAGAACAAGCGCATCCTGGAAGCCCTGGGCCGTGCAGACCTGTTCGACTTTGAAGCCCCCAAGTACATCCCGCCGCGCGTCAACATCACGTCGTACGGTGGTGCCGAGTACATCCTCGAGACGCAGGAAAAATACAAGGTCACGTGGCACGAGGGCCTCGGGTTCCTCATGGGCGAGGGAGGTCTCAAGTTTATGCTTTCGGGCGACGACCCGCTGCACGCGCAGCAGAGGAAGTGCATGGCCGCTCAGCTGTACAAGGACGGCTGGACCGAGGCGGTCAAGGCCTTTTACGCCGGCATGATGGAGGAGCTGCTCGTCAGCAAGAGCTACTTCTTGGGCAACAACAAGCACCGCCACGTCGACATCATCAGGGACGTCGGCAACATGGTGCATGTGCACTTTGCCAGCCAGGTCTTTGGCCTTCCCCTCAAGACGGCCAAGAACCCGACCGGTGTCTTCACCGAGCAGGAGATGTACGGCATCCTGGCCGCCATCTTCACCACCATCTTCTTCGACCTCGACCCGTCCAAGTCGTTTCCCCTGCGCACCAAGACCCGCGAGGTCTGCCAAAAGCTGGCCAAGCTGGTCGAGGCCAACGTCAAGCTCATCAACAAGATCCCCTGGTCCAGGGGCATGTTTGTCGGCAAGCCGGCCAAGGATGAGCCGCTGTCCATCTACGGCAAGACCATGATCAAGGGATTGAAGGCTCACGGCCTGAGCGACTACGACATTGCCTGGAGCCACGTCGTCCCCACCTCGGGCGCCATGGTCCCCAACCAGGCTCAGGTGTTTGCCCAAGCTGTCGACTACTACCTGTCTCCCGCCGGCATGCACTACATTCCCGAGATCCACATGGTTGCCCTCCAGCCGTCCACCCCCGAGACTGATGCGCTCCTGCTAGGCTACGCCATGGAAGGTATCCGACTTGCTGGAACCTTTGGTTCGTACAGGGAGGCTGCCGTCGACGACGTGGTGAAGGAGGATAACGGCCGCCAGGTGCCAGTCAAGGCTGGCGACCGCGTCTTTGTATCCTTT GTTGATGCCGCGCGTGACCCCAAACACTTCCCCGACCCAGAGGTGGTCAACCCCCGCCGCCCCGCCAAAAAGTACATTCACTACGGCGTTGGCCCCCACGCATGCCTGGGCAGGGATGCCAGCCAGATTGCCATCACCGAGATGTTCCGGTGCCTGTTCCGCCGCAGGAACGTCAGGAGGGTGCCGGGACCCCAGGGAGAGCTGAAGAAGGTGCCCCGTCCCGGCGGCTTCTATGTCTACATGAGGGAGGACTGGGGTGGCTTGTTCCCCTTCCCCGTCACCATGCGGGTTATGTGGGATGACGAGTAG
- a CDS encoding sterol 24-C-methyltransferase, whose amino-acid sequence MSKQQYQSLSSETHVARRSDMTFEKVLHKGSSANTGGIGSMLGKDREASKAAINEYFQHWDGKTAKNETSEVREARKADYATLTRQYYNLATDFYEYGWCQSFHFCRFAHGETFASAIARHEHTLAHRIGIKKDMKVLDVGCGVGGPARQMAKFTGANITGITINEYQVERATRYAELEGLSRQLQFVQGDFMSLPFEEETFDAVYAIEATVHAPVLEDVYRQVYNVLKPGGVFGLYEWVMTDAYDDNNLRHRDIRLGIEQGDGIANMQTAKTAVEAIKAAGFELLEVEDLSQSTDGGNSTRAPWYWPLDGSSWRCANTIGDVLGTFRMTPAGRTVAHAMLTVMEAVGLAPPGTKKTADSLARAADALVAGGKEGLFTPMFLMVARKPFAEE is encoded by the exons ATGTCCAAACAACAGTATCAAAGTCTCTCATCAGAGACTCACGTTGCACGCCGCAGCGACATGACGTTCGAGAAAGTCCTACACAAGGGAAGTTCGGCCAACACGGGCGGAATCGGCTCGATGCTTGGTAAGGACCGTGAGGCGTCCAAGGCGGCTATCAACGAATATTTCCAGCATTGGGACGGCAAGACGGCCAAGAATGAGACCAGCGAGGTGCGAGAGGCGAGAAAGGCCGATTATGCAACCTTGACAAGACA ATACTATAACCTCGCAACCGACTTTTATGAGTACGGATGGTGCCAGTCGTTTCACTTTTGCCGCTTCGCCCACGGTGAGACCTTTGCTTCGGCCATAGCAAGACACGAGCATACCCTCGCGCACCGTATCGGCATCAAAAAGGACATGAAGGTTTTGGACGTAGGGTGCGGCGTTGGGGGTCCCGCACGACAAATGGCAAAATTCACAGGGGCCAACATTACAGGCATTACGATCAACGAATACCAAGTCGAGCGTGCCACACGGTATGCTGAGCTTGAGGGACTGAGCCGGCAGCTGCAGTTTGTCCAGGGAGACTTTATGTCGTTGCCCTTTGAGGAGGAGACTTTTGACGCCGTGTACGCCATCGAGGCGACTGTGCACGCCCCGGTGCTGGAGGACGTCTACAGGCAGGTTTACAATGTCCTGAAGCCTGGTGGCGTCTTTGGTCTGTATGAATGGGTTATGACGGACGCATATGACGACAACAACCTCCGGCACAGAGATATTCGGTTGGGTATCGAGCAAGGCGACGGTATTGCTAACATGCAGACAGCCAAGACCGCCGTCGAGGCCATCAAGGCAGCTGGTTTCGAGCTTCTCGAAGTTGAAGATTTGTCTCAAAGCACCGACGGTGGGAATTCGACTCGCGCGCCCTGGTACTGGCCGTTGGATGGGAGCAGCTGGCGATGTGCCAACACCATTGGAGACGTGCTGGGAACATTTCGAATGACACCTGCGGGACGCACAGTAGCGCACGCTATGCTGACCGTTATGGAGGCGGTCGGCCTGGCACCGCCAGGAACCAAAAAAACTGCTGACAGTCTGGCCAGGGCGGCGGATGCGCTGGTTGCTGGAGGAAAGGAGGGATTGTTTACGCCCATGTTTTTGATGGTTGCAAGGAAGCCGTTTGCGGAAGAGTAA